From Candidatus Eisenbacteria bacterium:
TGAGCTGGTGACGGTCGCTCCCGTCACCGCGCGGGTCCGCGGCATTCCCTCGGAAGTTCCGCTCGGTCGGTCCGACGGGCTGCCCAGAGCCTGCGCCGCCAACCTCGATACCATCACGACGATCCCCAAGCAGATCCTCACGAGACGCATCACGGCGCTCGAACCGGGCAAGATGGTGGCGGTCGATCGCGCCGTTCGCTTCGCCCTGGGCCTGGTCTGACGCGGGTTGCTCGGCGGGGGAACCCCGGTTGAGTATGGGCCCTCCGCAGGCCTTGCGCCAAGAGGGTGAAACGACTCTTCAGCTGCGCCATATCGTCACTGCGAAGACGAAACGCGCCAGCGTGTACGTAGCCAAAGGGCCAGGAAGTAGTACGCGCCGGCCATGGCCCCGAAGCCTTTCCAAATGTCCGTCCACGTCACGCCCGTGCGGAACGAAGCGAGGATGTGCCCGCCGCCCAGATGCACCTGAAGCGCGGCCAGGCCGAGAAAGAAGATGGGGCTGCGCGCGAAACGCGGCAGCGGCAACCCAATCTTCACTTACCGAACAACTCCACGGTCGCGAACGGC
This genomic window contains:
- a CDS encoding type II toxin-antitoxin system PemK/MazF family toxin, with protein sequence ELVTVAPVTARVRGIPSEVPLGRSDGLPRACAANLDTITTIPKQILTRRITALEPGKMVAVDRAVRFALGLV